In Bacillota bacterium, one DNA window encodes the following:
- the speE gene encoding polyamine aminopropyltransferase, whose product MLDHGGSNSRLLPVWRCIDLNLWFTETENSNLAVKYHIKKVLAHKKTKYQELLVVETERFGRTLILDGAIQTTVGDEYVYHEMIAHVPLFTHPQPKKVLIIGGGDGGTVRETVKHQSVKEVHLVEIDPEVVAAAKEYLPEISCGLSDPRVTIHHTDGIKFIADCKDEYDVIIIDSSDPIGPALGLFRAEFYANAARALKDNGVFVAQTESPWLNFEIMLPEIYHGIKAAFPITRMYLCNIPTYPCGMWSFTLGSKQYDPLKVDPATISDLGYRYYTPQVHHASFALPQFVQDLLHQADRP is encoded by the coding sequence ATGCTTGACCATGGCGGTTCCAATAGCCGTTTACTACCTGTTTGGAGGTGCATTGACTTGAACCTTTGGTTCACTGAAACCGAAAACTCGAATCTTGCCGTGAAGTATCACATTAAGAAAGTCTTGGCTCATAAAAAGACCAAGTATCAAGAACTGCTAGTAGTGGAGACCGAGCGTTTCGGTCGGACGCTGATTTTAGACGGTGCGATTCAAACTACCGTGGGCGATGAGTATGTTTATCACGAAATGATTGCCCATGTACCGTTGTTTACTCATCCGCAGCCAAAAAAGGTGCTGATAATCGGGGGCGGTGACGGGGGTACGGTGCGTGAGACGGTAAAGCATCAGAGCGTAAAAGAAGTTCATTTGGTGGAAATAGACCCGGAAGTGGTGGCCGCAGCCAAAGAATATTTGCCGGAGATCAGCTGTGGTCTCAGCGATCCGCGGGTTACCATCCATCACACCGACGGCATCAAATTCATTGCCGACTGTAAAGATGAATACGATGTGATTATCATCGACTCATCCGACCCTATCGGGCCGGCACTGGGCCTGTTTCGGGCCGAGTTTTATGCCAATGCCGCCCGGGCCCTTAAGGACAACGGTGTGTTTGTAGCCCAAACCGAATCACCGTGGCTCAACTTTGAGATTATGCTGCCGGAGATTTACCACGGCATTAAAGCAGCCTTTCCCATCACCCGTATGTACCTGTGCAACATACCCACTTATCCCTGTGGTATGTGGAGCTTTACCTTAGGTTCCAAGCAGTATGATCCGCTCAAGGTGGATCCGGCCACCATCAGCGATTTGGGCTATCGCTACTATACCCCGCAGGTGCACCATGCCTCCTTCGCCCTGCCGCAGTTTGTCCAAGATCTTCTCCACCAAGCGGACAGACCGTGA
- a CDS encoding GH3 auxin-responsive promoter family protein has product MTNLESLLRNGHKDAAWSKYCGFIDLSLADFMQVQERLLAEQWQLLANCSLGRKLLGDCLPQSVNEFRKHVPLTTYEDYLPYLEEKREDVFPAQPYLWVCTSGKTGVYDRKWAPYPHAWVETNAKNFLAAIIFSVCTKKGDFTLKEGFKFLYAMAPPPYLTGMVPYGLKDEFPFEYLPPIDQAEKMGFEEQNDEGFRLGMAKGIDLFFGLSSILARIGERFAQGGSSKLNLGSIGVPGLARLASGYAKSWWHKRPLLPRDVWHLRGIICAGTDTVFYKERIEYYWGRKPLEIYGGTEVGIAATQTWDYEGMVLFPDANFWEFIPEEEHRKCNLDPSYQPGTLLLPELEPERQYELVVTSLRGGTFVRYRVGDLIRVVSRRNAHLGIELPQIVYDDRVEDFIDLASFTRITERTIWEALHLADIRPVNWLARKAAGNDGRPALELLLELAGGESVEEQENCIHHALRKIDADYRDLENFMGYQPLKLVPLPAGACQRLTREIMGARLNPPPQLLDQLLPGQPLAETLYQCGR; this is encoded by the coding sequence TTGACAAATCTGGAAAGTCTTTTGCGTAATGGCCACAAGGATGCTGCCTGGTCTAAGTATTGTGGTTTTATCGATCTTTCCTTGGCCGATTTCATGCAAGTGCAAGAACGGCTGCTGGCTGAACAATGGCAGCTCCTGGCCAACTGTAGCTTAGGGAGAAAACTGTTGGGCGATTGCCTCCCCCAGTCGGTAAACGAGTTTCGTAAACACGTTCCGCTTACAACCTACGAGGATTACCTGCCCTATTTAGAGGAGAAACGAGAAGACGTGTTCCCGGCCCAGCCTTACTTATGGGTGTGCACATCGGGAAAAACCGGCGTCTACGATCGTAAGTGGGCTCCTTATCCGCACGCCTGGGTGGAAACTAACGCCAAGAACTTCTTGGCCGCCATTATCTTTTCGGTCTGTACTAAAAAAGGTGACTTCACTTTAAAGGAAGGGTTCAAGTTCTTGTATGCCATGGCTCCCCCGCCCTATCTTACCGGCATGGTGCCCTATGGCTTGAAAGATGAATTCCCGTTTGAATATCTGCCCCCCATTGATCAAGCCGAAAAAATGGGTTTTGAGGAACAAAATGATGAAGGCTTCCGCTTGGGTATGGCCAAAGGCATCGATCTTTTCTTCGGCCTGTCCAGTATTCTGGCCCGAATCGGCGAACGCTTCGCCCAAGGCGGGAGCAGCAAGCTCAATCTAGGCTCCATTGGAGTCCCGGGACTGGCGCGGCTGGCATCTGGGTACGCCAAAAGCTGGTGGCACAAACGCCCCCTGTTGCCCCGGGATGTGTGGCATTTAAGGGGTATCATCTGTGCCGGTACCGACACCGTCTTTTACAAAGAGCGGATTGAGTACTACTGGGGAAGAAAACCGTTGGAGATCTACGGTGGAACTGAAGTGGGCATTGCGGCTACGCAAACCTGGGATTACGAGGGCATGGTGTTGTTCCCAGACGCTAACTTTTGGGAATTCATTCCGGAAGAAGAACACCGCAAGTGCAACCTTGATCCTTCCTATCAACCGGGCACTCTGCTTCTGCCCGAATTGGAGCCGGAACGACAGTATGAATTGGTGGTAACAAGTCTCCGCGGGGGTACCTTTGTACGCTACCGCGTAGGTGACCTGATCAGGGTCGTCAGTCGGCGAAATGCCCACCTGGGGATAGAGTTACCCCAGATTGTCTACGACGACCGGGTGGAAGACTTCATCGACTTAGCCAGCTTCACCAGAATCACCGAGCGAACCATCTGGGAAGCTTTACACCTGGCCGATATCAGGCCCGTCAATTGGCTGGCCCGTAAAGCGGCCGGTAACGACGGTCGGCCGGCGCTGGAACTGTTGTTGGAGCTGGCTGGCGGCGAAAGTGTGGAGGAACAGGAGAACTGCATTCACCATGCTTTGAGGAAAATAGATGCCGATTACCGGGATCTGGAAAACTTCATGGGGTATCAGCCCCTGAAACTGGTGCCGCTGCCGGCTGGAGCTTGTCAAAGGCTGACCCGGGAGATCATGGGGGCCCGACTCAATCCGCCGCCACAGCTTCTGGACCAGTTGCTGCCGGGACAGCCACTTGCCGAGACTCTGTATCAGTGTGGTCGCTAA